Proteins from one Ahaetulla prasina isolate Xishuangbanna chromosome 2, ASM2864084v1, whole genome shotgun sequence genomic window:
- the CCIN gene encoding calicin translates to MKMQFTEKNHNSFMVQALNKQRKNKEFCDVALSVDQTVFYAHLNVLAAMSSHIRSLISSNDMKADDELFIIIDAKFMSPTLMEELLDYFYTGRIVISEKNVEEVLKGAKYFSSQTLRSHCSDFLLRSLKMENCLQYILIATTYDLKDIRNAAYDGIRDNFHYWVGPQGISEFMQCPYHVFSKLLKEENLHVQNEDQIFLALLQWIKYKKNEREKHFKKCFAYIRLTAVSTKTLLAACREVLLFADHTGPLSRIEAVLSERKQGNPQSLMLHQRKGALVDSVVILGGQKEQGKFNNEVFAYVIGENIWMKLTEMPYRAAALSAASLGKFIYVSGGTTEQISGLKTAWKYDMDTNTWIKLPDLPVGLVFHTMVSCGGAVYSVGGSTAPRRYISSIYKYDEGKEKWTLAGKMSIPMDATALITKGDKTIYIVTGRCLVNGRFSRVGVLDCFDTETRNVVQYITFPIQFNHKPLLSFPHDNILSIQSHKESMEINLQKIKVSKTSSLVPLLPHNYSLDLSHAVCSIGNNKVFVCGGLICPGDKRPEEYSINRQAYMLDQSTGEWRTLAEPPEALDCPACCMAKLPCKVLQKTVLN, encoded by the coding sequence ATGAAGATGCAGTTTACAGAAAAGAACCACAACAGTTTTATGGTACAGGCCCTtaacaaacaaagaaagaacaAGGAATTTTGTGATGTGGCTCTCAGCGTGGACCAGACCGTCTTCTATGCCCACCTCAATGTCTTAGCAGCGATGTCTTCCCATATAAGGAGTTTGATATCCAGCAATGATATGAAAGCAGATGATGAACTCTTTATTATCATTGATGCGAAATTCATGAGCCCGACCTTAATGGAGGAATTGCTTGATTATTTCTATACTGGGAGGATTGTGATTTCAGAGAAGAATGTGGAGGAAGTGCTGAAGGGAGCCAAGTACTTCAGTTCCCAAACTTTAAGAAGTCACTGCTCTGATTTCCTCCTCCGGTCCCTCAAAATGGAGAACTGCCTCCAGTACATTCTGATAGCCACTACATATGACCTGAAGGACATAAGGAATGCTGCCTATGATGGGATACGAGACAACTTTCATTATTGGGTAGGGCCTCAGGGCATATCAGAATTTATGCAATGCCCTTATCATGTCTTCagcaaactgcttaaagaggagaATCTTCATGTGCAAAATGAAGATCAGATCTTTCTCGCTCTCCTTCAGTggattaaatataaaaagaatgaaagggagaagcattttaaaaagtgctttgccTATATACGTTTAACAGCAGTTTCTACCAAGACACTACTCGCAGCTTGTCGGGAAGTGTTGCTCTTTGCAGATCACACTGGACCTCTGTCCCGGATAGAAGCTGTGTTGAGTGAACGTAAACAAGGAAATCCTCAAAGTTTGATGCTTCACCAAAGGAAGGGGGCACTAGTGGACTCAGTAGTAATCTTAGGGGGACAAAAAGAACAGGGTAAATTCAACAATGAAGTGTTTGCATATGTAATTGGAGAGAATATCTGGATGAAACTCACAGAAATGCCTTACAGAGCAGCCGCACTCAGTGCAGCCTCACTAGGGAAATTCATTTATGTCTCTGGAGGAACTACTGAGCAGATCTCTGGACTGAAGACGGCCTGGAAGTATGATATGGATACCAACACATGGATCAAACTTCCAGATCTACCAGTTGGTCTTGTTTTCCATACCATGGTGTCTTGTGGAGGCGCAGTGTACTCTGTAGGAGGTAGCACAGCCCCACGAAGGTACATTTCCAGTATCTACAAGTACGACGAAGGCAAAGAGAAATGGACTCTTGCTGGGAAGATGAGTATACCTATGGATGCAACTGCACTGATCACCAAGGGAGACAAGACTATTTACATTGTGACAGGGAGATGTCTGGTAAATGGGCGCTTCTCACGAGTAGGTGTGCTGGACTGCTTTGACACGGAGACCCGGAATGTGGTTCAGTATATCACTTTTCCCATTCAGTTCAACCACAAGCCCTTGTTGTCTTTTCCACATGACAACATTTTGAGTATACAGAGCCACAAAGAGAGCATGGAAATAAATCTGCAGAAGATTAAAGTTAGCAAAACCTCAAGCCTTGTGCCTCTGCTGCCACATAACTATAGTTTGGATCTGTCACATGCAGTGTGTTCTATTGGGAATAACAAAGTGTTTGTATGTGGTGGACTTATTTGTCCAGGTGACAAACGTCCAGAGGAGTATTCTATCAATCGGCAAGCTTATATGTTAGACCAAAGCACTGGGGAATGGAGGACTTTagctgagccaccagaagctcTTGATTGTCCTGCTTGCTGCATGGCTAAGTTGCCATGCAAGGTCCTCCAAAAAACTGTACTCAATTAA